The Mixophyes fleayi isolate aMixFle1 chromosome 1, aMixFle1.hap1, whole genome shotgun sequence genome includes a region encoding these proteins:
- the ANKRD37 gene encoding ankyrin repeat domain-containing protein 37: protein MENGEFSSLSQLMEYGCAVNSPGDALGQTPAHLAACGGQAFFLLWQLQTGVDINQQDLFGEALIHKAARSGSLQCLSVLVAHDARLDVCNKEGYTAEDLALSGGFPECAKYLAIVKRTQDTFSRAQSSMHDLKEKTASIKRGQCNNLSIAYGKRRRSDGFI from the exons ATGGAGAACGGAGAG TTTAGCAGCCTGAGCCAACTGATGGAGTACGGCTGTGCAGTAAATTCTCCTGGTGATGCACTAGGACAGACCCCCGCACACCTGGCAGCATGTGggggacaagcatttttcctgctTTGGCAGCTGCAAACGGGAGTTGACATCAACCAGCAG GATCTTTTTGGGGAAGCTCTGATCCATAAAGCAGCCCGTTCTGGTAGTTTACAGTGTCTCAGTGTGCTTGTTGCTCATGATGCCAGATTAGA tGTGTGTAATAAAGAAGGATACACAGCTGAAGATCTTGCTTTGTCTGGTGGATTTCCAGAATGCGCAAAGTATCTCGCTATTGTAAAACGCACACAAGATACGTTTTCCAGAGCACAGTCTTCGATGCATGATTTGAAAGAGAAAACGGCCAGTATCAAGAGAGGACAATGCAACAACTTATCTATTGCTTAT